The Anser cygnoides isolate HZ-2024a breed goose chromosome 4, Taihu_goose_T2T_genome, whole genome shotgun sequence region AACTGTTTCCAAACAGATgtattaaagattaaaaaagtgCATCTTCTCAAACTTCAGAGTATTTTTcgtgttttcagaaaatgcagCTAAGCAACCCCCCAAGCTCCTTTAAACATTTCATGCATCTTAAGTGTGACAACATAGATAGGCTTGCATGCAGTCACTTTGTCAATACTAATTAAAAATCAAGCACTTTTACATAAgtctgaaaagcaatttttttttcctaggtgtTTTGTTTCCAGGTTACCTATTGCTTATaacacaagcttttttttcctactccgTATTTTGTACCTAAATGTAAAGAATATTTGGATCAACCTTAGTAAATCAAAGATTACTATTAAATTTACACCATTTCAGCAGCACCATTGAAGAAACTCAAGTAACGTGCTTCGTCACTGAATAAACCTTTGCTAGGTATAACTCTTGCCTTCCTGGTGTCTTTGACCAGAAACCCTTGCTTTTCATGTATAATAATAACTCAAGGAGTTATTTCTCATGTATTTTGTGTCATAAGAAGTTCATGAAATTGcatggaggaaggaggaaaacaaaaaaaagccatgaatcACTGCCCCGGGATTTCAAGGCTCTGAAGCAATCCCGTGATGGTGGCCTGCCACAAGTCCTTGGAGGACACAGCTCTTGGCTTCTCTGCTTGTAGTCCCAGAAAGCAGGCAATCACAAATTCCTTCCACCCGCTGCTGCCAGGCCTGGTTTTAAGGACCCTGGCCACCAACGTGGGACTCCTGCACAGGCCAGGATCCCATATCAggcccaggacccccagcaAGGCCACAGCAAGGAcaggctccagctccccagagcccagccctgggTCCCAGGCCTACAGCCCTGCTCAGCCCACCTAGCCAAAGACACCGAGAGGCCCCCACATATTTTTGGCAGCACTGACCCACATCCAGCTCGCCCCTAGTATGTCACAAAAAACTAAAGCCTCTGAATAGACCCAAACATGTACTTGCACAGACCACGCAGGCTTTATTCATCACCTCCACAGCAAGAGGATTTAGGAATAAAGCACTGCCAGAGCTCAGCCACCAGGGATGTGATTAGACAGGCAGCATTTACCCTAATCTCTTCTACAGCAAGTGCCTTCTTCTTCCTGTAATTAAATGTGATCACAGATGCAGTTATTTAGGGGCATAATTTCACCAATTTAGACACCAAACTACTTCCATTGCAGGTGGAAAATACAAGTAATGAAAGGGTGCAAGCGAAAATGTGAGTGTTGTTATGACTGGAGGCCAGGCTGATGGCTAAtgattatatgaatatatataatcTTGGCAGGTTATGggataaaacaaaaattcaatCAGTACTCAAAATGTCACATACTAAATAACCCAtaaatttctgaaaagtttgTATCTTTTATCTTATGGAGTTACAGCGTTATTCTAAAGCTTACAGATATTGTTAGCTTTTATTCTCAATTTTTGGAGGGGGGGATGATAGCTTAAGGATATACATTTTGTCTATCTTTGTCTGTAACATTTAGAAATGCTATATTCATTTATTATATCCCCAGagacaaactgacagcatgaaaagatttcatgtgaaaaaaGAAGATGGTCAGAAAGTGATGTTTGAGTCATGACAAAACAAACACGTAGCAGCTATGTGTACCTTTCTAAGGAACTGCTAACATAGAAAATTAAACTCTACAGGTATTAGGAAAGTAAAAATTGCAAGCGGGATTACAAATTAGTGTTCATAGTTATAttcctttcacattttttgttattgttttaatatGATAAGGCATATGCACATACACAGATACTGACAGTTCCTGCTCTCAAGAAGTGGTTCTGAGAATGGATGCCACTGAAAAAGGAAGGTGAGGGGTTTAACGCCAAAAATTTGGATACAAGAGGACAGATCCAACCTTACTTAAACAACCATCCCATTCTATCTTGCATCACATATAGCTGaatttttttgatatttttttcctgaagtccaAGTAGCTTCAGTAATATTGATCACACTCTTACAAGATTGCATGCAGTTATTTTTAGAAGGATGAAATGAGTGATATTTTTATTCCTAAACActggaaagagacaaaaataggTGAAAAGGCAAGAGTAACCATGCCTCTACTTTGTTTCAGATCAACTAAAAAGCCACAGTAGGCATTAACAGAAATAGTAACAGCTGTCTGCAAACAACAATACTGAGAAGTTACTGGGTATAAATGGGTGACttaagaaaaagggaaagaaactgtCTTTATTAAGAAAGACTAGCAGAAAATGTTGTTTAGCTTTAATGCGTAGACAATACAGTGGAGAAAGACAACCCTGATAAATTTTCCAGACTTACTTTATCTGCCTTCTAACACttttgtagtttgtttttatattatttagtATTCATGAATTCCAATGAGAACAAAAGAACCTTGGATTAAAGACCACAAGCATTACAGAATACTTCTACTTACACATAATAGATATTTATCATTACTCTGAAAGTTTTGCTGGTATGGTGGTTTTAGTGGAGATTTGATTAgtaggcaggaaaaaaaaaacaaaaccaaaaacatcttgttataataaactgtttttaagtTATGAAAACATATTGAAAAGAACTATAtcatagctttttatttatttctataatGGGTATATATGCAATTCTGGACCTCTTTAAGATCAGTCatccttaaaatatatttcactaCATACAAATATTGGCACCACCCCTTTTTTATTATACTTACAAAGGGTCAAATAATGCATATACTTCACAGACTCTCCAAGTTACATTCATGCTCTAGTTCAGCTATTACGGAACACAGTTAGGAAGGAATAAGTAGatttctcttttgcattttGATATTAGAAATACTGTGAATCTAAACTTTCAAAATCTGTAGCTGAGCTAATGTTTTTTCACTGAAACTAGatatatttggaaaacaaaaccaaacttgCATGTCCTGTCAATAAGGCATAATAGTTTAAATACATGGTCCAGTGCATACCACTACCAAACTTTCATCTTGATGTGACTTGTATCCAGCCTAGTCAGAGCAGGGTAAGAAAATTACATGCAAGCTTTAGATTCTCAGTTCTGGAGCAAGTGGTGGAATTGAGGCAATTAGCTGAAcagaaagatgaaggaaaaatgcaaagcacgggggaaggagagaaaatgacaaatagaaaaaaagatgagcaAGTCTGAGATGAGAAGCAAGTATGGAAATAAGCAGCAAACAGACAAAGGtggaaaatgtttaataaacatCCTCTGGATATACTTACGtcaaacagaaactgaaaatcagCCCTAGAGACTCTTACATCTCTCCAGGACagggggaaattaaaaaaaaaaaaagaattctactTTTACTAGGTGACATAGTACCCACTGAGCCCACTTATGGTTGTTTTTTCATATACAGCTTGTCATCACCAAGTAGGTAAATGAAATCAAGACAAGGAAAAGTGAACTgatcttccaaaagaaaattcttcctCTTAATAAGTTCGTTTATTCTGGGAAATTGCTTATTTGTGCAAAAGGATAAGAATACCTTGTGTTTGAGCATTTAAAATCGTACTGCATATGTCCACTTTAATTCTTTTGTACCTTAAACTGCGACCATCAGATAGGATAGACATGGGTATTTCATTAGTAATCTGAATAAAGAAAGGAGCTTGCTAACTCTGCTGTGGAAAAACTTTTGAATCACGAACAATGTTGCCAGATTATATACCTCTGAGTATCATTAACCATGTGTGTATACATGATACACATACCTATGCATATAGACATGCTTGCATTAGAATTTAGACATgaatttcttcttattatttaacaaatttaaaaagcttCACAGATATCCAAGAGctatacaaaatatttactggTTAAAAGCCTCTGGAATGATAGCACACTTTAATACCTTCCATAGAATACACTTACATAGTTATAAACCTTGAAAGAACCTACCAACATCCATGTTCAACAATGTATATACACAACAATTTCACTATTATCCTAAGTTGCAGAAGTCTGTTTACAACAAAATGTGACAAGAGTCCCTGAGCACCAACTCCTCTCTCTCTGGGAGTATTTGTTAATACCACTAAAGAGTAAATCCCAGTaaggatgaagaagaaaagatacaaaacacatctgaaggttttaacaaataaataaaatatactgcctgatttcatttctgaattacATCTTTGTGCTAATGCAAAGAGAACATCTCTACATATTATGTACAGTAAAACTGAACGCATGCTAAATAAAGAGCtggaatatttaatttcattaataaaaaataatgacgGTGTTGATTTCTCTTTAGTTTTTCatccctctctttctcccccaaagaaaacatgcagcatATCTACTTCTATGCATTAGTTACTCTTGCTGCATGTACTTGCACTTTGGATTGAGTTGTTTGTCTCTGGACTGTTATTCACAGTGTTGTAAAAGTGTTGTCGAATCCCCTTCAAAAGGAATTTCTATTACTTTTTTATTCTATAATCCATTATGGTTTTCCTTATTCGCTAAGTGCATATcattgaaacagaaaagaagtcGGGCACAGTGTACACAAGCACTACAAAGCAAACCTGACAAGCACACACAGCCCAGAGGCAGCAGAAGCCGCCTGGAGGCGGAGGCAATCCCCCGAGGCAGTGGCTCCTGTCTCTGCGCCTCCTTTGCTCAGAGCCCCTGCAACAGAGTTCAGGAATATGAGAACAATGAGAAAGCGAACAACAGAATTTTGACCAGGAGAAATGGCGATGAATGAATCACTGAGAGCAGTCCTCCCACTGCTTATGGCCTGGCTGGCACGCATAGGGTAAAGAATGGGTAAATACGTTGCTCCCAACCTTGGAAAGACAAGATAGAAGTCATaccataaatatgaaataatacttgcttaaacatttttaaaccaTTGTATTCATCTCTTCGCTAAAAATGGGAAACATTCATTGACACCACTGTGATATTTACATGTGTGGTGAAgtcctgaaaatatttagagatgtgATTACATAAGCGGAGTGGCACCTTGCAGCTAGATGCACCCTTTCATTTAAATGTCTTCTGAACCTAAACTATCAAAACGTAACAAAGTTTTGTTACCACATTCTGATAAAACGCAACCAAAATTGAATGGTTGCATTCAATTCTTTTACAAGTGCCATGAAAATTATAAATCATCACTGCTTGCCTCCTGCTAGGATTTTGTGTACTGGAAACAATTATGACACTAAATAATTACTCATGTAATTTGAATTTCACTTTGATGTAAAAGACTAGTGCAAGACTATTTGGTGCTTCGGTCCCAGTGAAGGTCTATCTCTCAGCTGTGAATGGGGCTTGAGTGTGAGTTTCACACACTGTTTGTATGATTAATCCcatttaggttaaaaaaaaatttaaaaaacactgaacaaTCCTTAATATATATGAGACAAAAGCTAAATATGCAAAGGTCattactgatttaaaaataaaaaaataaaagtaatgcaaaatatttaaagagacGTAGTTAAACTCTACTGAGAatgataatttcatttcagacCTAGCACTTTTTTCTCCTAACATTTAGTTAATATATGAACTTTAATTAGAATATAAATTACCTCTTCTCAAAAAGAACATGCAGTTTTATCATGCTAGAGTGAACAACCTCCCCAGGAAATCCATCATGAAGCATTTGATttgctaaagaaaaatgaagttttgccaggtaattttttaaaggattttccATTGGACTTGTGGCTCAATTTAAGAGCCATGATTTGAGAGTGCCATTACTATTCCTGCCACTTTAAGTAAGAAAAGTCTAGCAATGAGAAATGAAATAGTCATCCTCAGATACAAAAATATCAATATCTGCTTGCCAAGTTAAGATGTTATCTGGTATAGTGACTCCAGCTTTCCTCAACAATTAAATCAAGCCAAACAACCTCCAACCAAATAATCAGCCTGTAGTGTGGAAAAACCCTGTAAATATGACCTTGGTCAACTCAACTGTGTAATAGACTTCTTACATGACTCTGGCAGTAGAGTAATCCAAAAGTAGAGATAGAAAATGAGATGGAAGACCAGAGCAGGGCCATGTTATTCACTTCTGCAGAGACACCCAGGATGTGCCTAGCTGCTGAGAGAACAGAGCAATGCGGGCTGGGGACTGTACCAGGCACCACGCTGGTCCTGGTCACCCCACAGGAGTGAAATGGATGCATACCACCTTCCATACTTTCCTTCTTTGTCCTAGATACCTGCCTCAACAAAGACCTCACCCTTAAGCTGATAACACACCAAAATGTGACTGATTATTTCTGGATGGTTTGTTCAGATCATGCTGATGTTCAGCTGGGCCACAAAGAGTGCCCTTCTTAGGCTTAGGTTAGTGGAAACCACTTCAGTCTTCCCTCACGCCCGTAGCATTTCATCTTTGAGAGCTGGCTGACAggcttttcatttctgaggAAATATGTTTAAATGCAGAACTGTGGCAGAAAGAGGATAACGTGAGTATTGTTGAGCTCCCTCTTTGTGCAGCGCTCAGTGAATTTTTGCACACCACACAAATTCTCATCACAGCATAATGAATTCCGTATTTGctgcaaaggagaaaagcagcagggaaatTACCAGCCATATCACACTGTGAAAGCAAATAcgtttcaaaatatgttttattagcagtaatgttttaattttaaatcatgATGTTGGAGCAGTATACTATGAAAAACTTTTGTACACAAATTCTGCGTTTGAACAGTAGATAACTAGAAATTCATGTtgacaataaagaaaaaaataagatatgaTTTGCTCATTCCACTGtcaaaatgtaaacatttcCCTGCAACCACTGTCATAAATCCTTGAAAATACATGAAGTGATCTGACACCAAGAAGCAGTTTTCCTGCAAAATATTAGAGAACCAGCAAAGTCAGCTTCTCCAACATTGTAACTTCGTTCCCAACCAATGCATAAGAAGTATAAGTCTGGAATAGTTATCAAAACTAGtctatttccatttccaaataCCAGAAATAATAGCTGCTTGTATCAAGGAATCTGTTACTCATCTAGTAGTAATCCTAGTATATAATACCAGGACAGATGTTTCCTCTGACAATCCCCAATTTTACTTTTAAGATACTGTGCAACAGTTCCAACCCTCAGTTCCAAACGTTAAAGCGGTTATACAGTACTTAaaaatttaactttattttaataagagcAGAATGTAGATAATAATGATTAAAGCTCAATCACAAATCATTGTATTGAGTCTTGCATACTTCTATTTGAatttaagaaaatcaaaagGTTCCCGGTATCATTTTTAGTGCAGTGTCTTTACACACTAGCTGTAGAGAAACTCTGGTTTTCATTATCTattgaaaagcagaatttgttctaattcctttttaatttcatatcttaaaaaaaaatcagtccctgAAATTGAGTCTGTAGATTGAAATGATGACTGAAATTAGAATATCAATTTCAGTACTCTGGATTATTTCACTATGTCAAATGGTGGCATAAGGAAGATATTCTCATAATAGTAATTTATGACTGTATGCTTTGATTCATCCTTTTAAGTTCAGGGACATACATTTTGGAAGATGTCAAGATAAAGCATactattatttatatatttttaaacaatattagAGTTAACTGGACTAATAAGCAGAATATCCTGAAGTTGTACGTCAATTCTCCGAAGTCACAGGACAACTTACAAAGTCACTAAGTTCTAAAAAGCGTCACGCAATAGTCCTACCAGGACCAACATTCCTAGATTCTGATACTGTCAGAAATCTAAAGCCTTCCTACATCACACTGCATCATAGCAGGGAGACGTGATGGATTAAATACACCAACAATTTCCACTCAAATCTTTGAGACTCTGATTCAGGCTCAGAAAAAATAGCCCACCTTCACATTCCACAGAGAAGCAATAtccttattttacttttggtttagtctcctttctcttccaagCCTAGCAAGTTCCAGGTATTCATTCCATACATAAAAAGGGAGGTTAAAAAAAGTATCAAAGACACACTCCATGTAGCAAAAACACTACCAAATAGTGATGGATGAAGAGCAGCTTGGCATTGCCACAGAAACCACCCACAAGATGGATCTCCTGACACTGTTTCCTCAGAGCAGTTTAGGGTTACCTGCCAACACACCGCCCCCTAGCTATCCCAGTGGGATGTTGAACTCGATTTGACATTTACAGAACAATTAACATCTCAAGCTATTTTACCTatgttttttctccatgtttcaATCATCacctcctgttttcttctcctctgtatTACAAAGATATAAACAATGAGGTGGTGGTGTGGTCTTTTGTTTACTTGCTTGTTTTTGAGGTGggagtggttttcttttttttccattgtttccaATAGATTATTCCACTACTGATTATGAAATTATTAACATTTGTTTATGACAATTTCCAGAGACACCAGTGTAATCTCTGCGTACTATGACCGAGCGGAAAATAAGTGCCGTAAATTCATGCAAACGTCACCtgttatgaataaaaataaaagacacgGAAACAAAATGTCACGTGAAACAGGGATATTGAAACAGAATACGACAgttttttcatgaaatattacTGTCTTCTTCTTACAGTATGCATGTCAATTCAGAGTGGATAGCTTCCAGCTGAGCATGATGCTGTCAACACCCATAAGTCAGATTGTGTAGCAGATGTTAAATGTAAAATCCATTAAGACCAATTAGattctacagaagaaaaaaatatagtaataGCATGCACAGGCAATTCTACATTACACAATAGCACCAAGAGATACAGTGAACcacaaaagaaaggcaaaagcttaaaaatgtaaattacacAAAATCCTTACAAAGAGACCTGCTAACAGGGTTTGCTAAGTTGTCTGCAGCCATGTGAAGTATGGTCTCCTTGCTTCTGGTCTCCCATCTCCATCTAGATGGAACTTCTGTGAGGGCTATCTCCTATGCACACTGACAGGTAATTAACTAAAACAGTGGTCCACATGATGGCCTGAAACTAACGCAGCAAAAGAGCTTGAGCCTCTTTCCCAAACTGCAGATGCGTTTCATACTGTGTTAACAGAATCAAATCACTCTCCCATGGGTTAAGGTCTGTAAGCTTCAATAGCCCTAGTTAGTCTTCAGGCTCTGAGCAAGTATAGCTCAGAGCTGAGctactggggagaaaaaaaaaggaaaagtgatgcACTCTAGTAGAGCCCTTTCAATACCACATTAAAAGCTACCAATTTTATCGGCCATTAGGAGACAGAGTTTGTAATAGATACATGGAACTGATCTGTTGAGCACTTTCCAGAACTGAGCCATCAATACGTAGAAATTGTGGAGACAaatgaagcagtcactgcataGGTGATAGTTTGCACACCACTGAAGgcaagtaattattttttttaaaaaaaaaaaaattatgcacaCTAAGGAAGCCTGTCTCTCTACGCTTCAGGACATGTTGCCAAAGTCTAAAGCATCATCTCAAACAATCCCTGGTTCTTGAGTCAGACTTGAATCAAATAATCCATCCATGGATACTAAGCAATCTAAAAACTAACTAAATTATGTTTAGTACCCAAAATGAATTTCATCTGTcacaacatttcagaaagtggaaattattttcttaaaaagtgaGATGGGTCTTTTCAattcaaaatacagaagataGAGATACACTAGAAACAGACCTGAAATTCATTTCCCAAAGCAGAGATTAAAGGCCACCTTTGGCCTTCAAATGTTCCTTAGTAGCTTGGGAAGAAACTCATTCAGCTTGTCCTGATCTAAGGAAATGGCTAGAATGTGTATATCCTCATGTATTTTTCCACACTTTCAGAATTGTCCACAAGTCCTCGGGAGAAACAGCTGGAGAGAAAACTGTGTGGCTGCTATGGAATTACAAACCAATAACTAATATAGCTGCTGGTCACAGGTGTTCATGATGTGTACAAAGCTGTCTTTATGTGAGTGAATAAACAAATACGGTCCTGGCAAATGGTCTTGGAGAGACCACAGCCAGTAACCTTGACCAGTCTTCTCCCCCCAGTAtacagcagcagggcaggctttCAAGGTTTGCTGTCCCTTCAATGGATTCTTATGCAGGAGTCAGAAGCTACAGAAAGCACCCAATCCATCCAGAGCCCTCCATTATAAAGCACTGTTTTATCAGAGACTCCGTCAACTGGACATTTAgtcagttaaaaagaaaaataatccctAAGGCATTACTTCAGACATTGTGCTCTGCCTGTTTCTCTTCCCATTtggatgttgtttttcttttttgtttgtttattttttaagttatctCAACATTGTTACATTTTGAAAGAGTCTATCATATAATCATACAGAAATCTATAAAGTTACATTAAGCAAAGGTTGCCAAACTAGGCTACAAAAATTAAAACGTGTTCCCCTTCTTTTAAGCCTACTTTAGCTCAGCCATTGTTTGCACCCAGGattagggaaaaataataacattagGCAAAAACTGAAGTTTTCATTTACCAAATTAAGTAATTAACTACCTGTTTTACTTGTTATAACATGGTAAGCTGGAAGCCAAAAAAGAAATCGTGGTGTACAACATCCAATTCATCCCTGGCATGATTCCACATAAATCAGTGGCATTACACCGGGGATTAATTTGGAATGCTGATCTGAATTAGAGCACTGTTCTATACAGCAACCTCAtcataacacacacacaaaagaatcCAAAACATTGTAAGCATcacaaatgcacacaaataattaggcacataaaaaaaaaaacctatgtCTGAGCCAACAGAACAGGCTATTTCATAGTCTTGATAGTAACAATAAGGAATTTCTACTATTTTGAAAATTAGTACGTcccttttcttcagaaaggaaaattaattaatgCATATTTTACGTGATTAAGTCCACCCAGGAGAAAGTAAAGCTCCTCTAACAACTCAGTTTTCACATCTCCTAATCAGATATGATCAACTTGATGGGTTACATAATGaatcttcaaaagctgttttaacaTAGTTTTGAAGACTGAAGAACTGAAGTTTGTTCACCAAAGGGTGGTCACCACCTATATAACATAGAGCAACGTGAACTATTGAATGACTTTCTCCTCCCAATAGGAAGCCATTCACATCTCCCTCTATTAAATCCTGTGCACAGATCTGGTTTTGCATACAGAACAGGTTGCTTCTGTTTAGCCCCACTCctggtggggtttggggttgtGTATCTCACCCAGGGGCAGATGGATGCTCAACAAGAGCGCTTCTCCTGCCCTCAGGCAGCAGGAGACCACACAAAGGCAGAAGGAACAAGGTAGGGGATGGAGAACAGCAGGGCTCTCTTAACTCCCCAAACACAGCAGTAAGGTTTAAGGCTAACCTCTGCCGCCTTTCAGAGACAGATCTCTGCCAAGGGCTGGTGTTTTCCATCCAGCTGCTATTTCAGCAGTCCAAACCCCTGCCCTACAGAGGGCTGAGTACTTCGTAAGACAGAAACCCAGCATTCTCCATCACTTGATTCCCCTATTTGCGAGTGACCCGCAACCTTTAAGGCTACGCAGAGCCAACAAGCAGAGTTACTTAAGAGCTGTGTACACACCACGGAGTTTTTGTGTATACATTTGGGTTTTTTCCTCCCTTGGAGCCAGGCTCCTTCTTGCTCCCCCGGGACATGGCTCTGCCCTTGCTGCCCTCATCGGGAGCACGCCCGCtgccagcagcgtgcttactCCGCAGCTAACAAGAGCTGAAGGCAACGTagtaatgaaatattaaaaacccttcctctctccctgctccagcGGCGCAGTCCCCGCACCATGGAGCGGCGCAGCCAGCACTGGGACCCGCCGCGATGCCCCGCGGGGAGACCCCGACACTGGGCaggggggctgctcctccccagAGCACATTCGCCTCCAAAAGGTGCGAACAGCCCCGATTTCTCCAActgggtctttggggggggggggggggggagaaccgCTCCGGTCTGGGCTCCGGAGACATCAGGcagccccgggctccccccTGGACAAAGTACTGTGGCAGTGACAATGCTTAAAGAGGGGTCGCAGCCCCATTTTTCGCCCAGTTACACGTTGCTGCGGGACAGCACGACGTTTTTAGGGTATTTTTttagggggcggggggggcagcaaggtgcttttgttttttattcagGGGAGCGGGGAGGCAGATTTAAGCGGCCGCCGGACGCCGCCGCGcacccccccgggggcagcaCTTACTGAAGAAGATGTACTCGGTGTAGCTGCTCCAGATCTTGTCGTCCCTGTACTGGTTGATGAAGGCGGCGGTGCCGGTGGAGTTGCAAGCCACCATGTGGAAGCCCGCCTCGGAGAGCCGGTCGAAGGCTTGCTCCAGGTAGGTGAACTTGAGGTAGAAGCGGGAGGTGTACTTCTCGGGGGGGCGGTCGGGGTCGCGGCTCTCGTTGAGGGTCTCGCCGAAGACCTCCTTGGCCAGGGCGATCCTGCCGCACACCATGATGCGGGCGACGCGGCGGAACTTGGCATCCGCCTGGTTGTCCCGCACCGTGGTGTAGGAGCCGCGGTAGCCCACGGTGAGGAAGCCCGAGCGCTTGTCCAGCGCCGCCCGCTGCAGCCGGTCGCTGCTGCCCTGCGAGTTGCTGTCCTCCAGGTCGCTCTGGCAGCCCTCGTCGTTGAGCGAGCTCTGCTTGGTGACCTTGGGCGACAGCAGCTTCACCAGGTCGCCCAGCTGGAAGTACTCGGCCTCCCGCAGGAGCCGCTCCTTCTCGGGGAAGTGCTCGGGCAGCGCCAGCTGCTTGTCCCGCAGGTAATCCAGCACGTACCTGAAGAGGAAGCCGTCGCGGTCGATGAAGAAGCGCGCCCGGCTGTCCCTGGGCAGCTGgcgggccgccgccgggccgccccGGCAGGGCGAGAACATGGTGGCCAGCGTGCTGTCCGGGACGCTGAGCAGCGTGGAGTGCCTCGTCACGTACACCTGGCCCCCCACGTTCAGCTCCACCACCTCGGGGAACGGCGAGCCCGACGGCCCCGACACCATGTCGCTGATGGGCAGGATGCTGCCGCCCGCCTCCTTCAAAGCCATGGCTGcgagcgggcgggcgggcggccgcgAAGGAGGGTCTCCCTCCTAAAAAAGGcggcctccctccttccctccctgcctgcctccctccctccacccaccccacccctcctccttccccgcCGCGCCCGGAAGCGCCTGGACGGAGCCGCCGCTCTCCGGCTCCGCCGCGGGGCGCGGCGCCGGCCCTCACctgccccgcggcgccccctcgccgccccgccgccgggacGACCCTGCCCGGCCCGACCCTGCCCGGCCCAgcacggctcggccc contains the following coding sequences:
- the KCTD8 gene encoding BTB/POZ domain-containing protein KCTD8 isoform X2 yields the protein MALKEAGGSILPISDMVSGPSGSPFPEVVELNVGGQVYVTRHSTLLSVPDSTLATMFSPCRGGPAAARQLPRDSRARFFIDRDGFLFRYVLDYLRDKQLALPEHFPEKERLLREAEYFQLGDLVKLLSPKVTKQSSLNDEGCQSDLEDSNSQGSSDRLQRAALDKRSGFLTVGYRGSYTTVRDNQADAKFRRVARIMVCGRIALAKEVFGETLNESRDPDRPPEKYTSRFYLKFTYLEQAFDRLSEAGFHMVACNSTGTAAFINQYRDDKIWSSYTEYIFFIHNCSTDSLQSGMLHWRLTSLLEIAAHHRSFTSDIQKGQLVPALFFLGLAWESQVCHTKKGAEMLQRHGKLRTRTEAVEKRDLFHFLFTVTKYSLFNQTVIETPEHDVFTCMFPLDFVPNTLSFVFLVYLLYYLTFKESVETSFAK
- the KCTD8 gene encoding BTB/POZ domain-containing protein KCTD8 isoform X1, giving the protein MALKEAGGSILPISDMVSGPSGSPFPEVVELNVGGQVYVTRHSTLLSVPDSTLATMFSPCRGGPAAARQLPRDSRARFFIDRDGFLFRYVLDYLRDKQLALPEHFPEKERLLREAEYFQLGDLVKLLSPKVTKQSSLNDEGCQSDLEDSNSQGSSDRLQRAALDKRSGFLTVGYRGSYTTVRDNQADAKFRRVARIMVCGRIALAKEVFGETLNESRDPDRPPEKYTSRFYLKFTYLEQAFDRLSEAGFHMVACNSTGTAAFINQYRDDKIWSSYTEYIFFRPPQRTVSPKQDHEDRKHDKVLDKGSESGTSCNELSTSSCDSHSEASTPQENASSTQQSTAHQPNTLTLDRPSKKAPVQWMPPPDKRRNSELFQTLISKSRETNLSKKKVCEKLSVEEEMRKCIQDFKKIHIPDYFPERKRPWQSELLQKYGL
- the KCTD8 gene encoding BTB/POZ domain-containing protein KCTD8 isoform X3, producing the protein MALKEAGGSILPISDMVSGPSGSPFPEVVELNVGGQVYVTRHSTLLSVPDSTLATMFSPCRGGPAAARQLPRDSRARFFIDRDGFLFRYVLDYLRDKQLALPEHFPEKERLLREAEYFQLGDLVKLLSPKVTKQSSLNDEGCQSDLEDSNSQGSSDRLQRAALDKRSGFLTVGYRGSYTTVRDNQADAKFRRVARIMVCGRIALAKEVFGETLNESRDPDRPPEKYTSRFYLKFTYLEQAFDRLSEAGFHMVACNSTGTAAFINQYRDDKIWSSYTEYIFFKSNWS